One genomic window of Hymenobacter sp. J193 includes the following:
- a CDS encoding hybrid sensor histidine kinase/response regulator, whose translation MKKILLVDDNEQDRMLYRRYLTRSLGYESLELHEATSGEEAIRQYRAIRPDCVLLDYNLPDTTGLEVLVGFKQFFPVETLCVIMITGGGSEMLAVRALNEGALDYLVKQHFDRDLLVKTVTHAIEKNEWRQYQARYHAELQGVNQQLRDSLAELTAIRQELASKNALLETAHTQEKAHNKELDTINQRLARTNADLDNFVYAASHDLRQPVHNLRGLFDELRRTATFHDPEEAEVLRLVDESLRALVTTITDLAHVVQVEQLPGEQLAETVDLADLTADILQALRPQMVAAEADIQTDFAELPEVEYVRSNLRTVLLNLATNAIKYRYPDRTPQVWVRSRLQDGKPVLEVQDNGLGINLEKHGAELFQLFRRFHPQAGEGTGVGLFLVNRLVQATGGHIEVESQEGEGTMFRVFLRS comes from the coding sequence GTGAAGAAGATTTTACTTGTCGACGACAACGAGCAGGACCGGATGCTCTACCGGCGCTACCTCACCCGCAGCCTGGGCTACGAAAGTCTGGAGCTGCACGAAGCCACTTCGGGCGAGGAAGCCATCCGCCAGTACCGCGCCATCCGGCCCGACTGCGTGCTGCTTGACTACAACCTGCCCGATACCACTGGCCTGGAAGTGCTTGTCGGTTTCAAGCAGTTCTTTCCCGTCGAAACGCTGTGCGTGATTATGATTACGGGCGGCGGCAGTGAAATGCTGGCCGTGCGGGCCCTCAACGAAGGCGCCCTCGACTACCTCGTCAAGCAGCACTTCGACCGCGACCTGTTGGTGAAGACCGTTACGCACGCCATTGAGAAAAACGAGTGGCGCCAGTATCAGGCCCGCTACCACGCCGAGCTGCAGGGCGTAAATCAGCAGCTGCGTGACTCCCTGGCCGAGCTGACCGCCATCCGTCAGGAGCTGGCCAGCAAAAACGCCCTGCTGGAAACCGCCCACACCCAGGAAAAGGCCCACAACAAAGAGCTGGACACCATCAACCAGCGCCTGGCCCGCACCAACGCCGACCTGGATAACTTTGTGTACGCTGCTTCCCACGACCTGCGCCAGCCGGTGCATAACCTGCGGGGCCTGTTTGATGAGTTGCGGCGCACGGCCACCTTCCACGACCCCGAAGAAGCCGAGGTGCTGCGGCTGGTGGACGAGTCGTTGCGTGCGCTGGTTACCACTATTACCGATTTGGCCCACGTAGTGCAGGTAGAACAGCTCCCGGGTGAGCAACTGGCTGAAACCGTGGATTTGGCCGACCTCACAGCTGATATCCTGCAAGCGCTGCGTCCGCAGATGGTAGCCGCGGAAGCCGACATCCAAACCGATTTTGCGGAGCTGCCCGAGGTAGAATACGTGCGTAGCAATCTGCGAACTGTGCTGTTGAACTTGGCAACCAACGCCATCAAATACCGCTACCCCGACCGCACCCCGCAGGTATGGGTGCGCAGCCGGTTGCAGGATGGAAAGCCAGTGCTAGAAGTGCAAGACAATGGCTTGGGCATCAACCTGGAAAAACACGGGGCCGAATTGTTCCAGCTGTTCCGGCGCTTTCATCCCCAGGCCGGTGAAGGCACGGGTGTGGGGCTGTTTCTAGTCAACCGGCTGGTGCAGGCTACGGGCGGGCACATTGAGGTAGAAAGCCAGGAAGGCGAGGGCACCATGTTCCGGGTCTTTCTCAGGAGTTAG
- the folE gene encoding GTP cyclohydrolase I FolE gives MDNPAPGAADLHLPADLRTPLRPDAFALSDDEKIAGIEPHFRAIMELLGLDLTDDSLSGTPRRVAKMYVQEWFRGLNPEHQPAMKLFENRYQYHNMLVERDITLFSCCEHHFVPIIGKAHVAYLPGENVVGLSKLNRVVQYYARRPQVQERLTRQIAEELKRSLHTEDVAVLIEADHLCVMSRGVNDTSSSTITAEYGGRFAQSEQYRAEFLRLIGR, from the coding sequence ATGGATAACCCTGCGCCTGGCGCTGCCGATTTGCACCTCCCCGCTGACCTGCGCACTCCCCTGCGCCCAGATGCCTTTGCCTTGTCGGATGACGAGAAAATTGCGGGCATCGAGCCCCACTTTCGCGCCATTATGGAGCTGCTGGGCCTCGACCTCACTGATGACAGCCTGAGCGGTACGCCGCGCCGGGTAGCCAAAATGTACGTGCAGGAGTGGTTTCGGGGCCTGAACCCCGAGCACCAGCCGGCCATGAAGTTGTTTGAGAACCGCTACCAGTACCACAATATGTTGGTGGAGCGCGACATCACGCTGTTTTCCTGCTGCGAGCATCACTTCGTGCCTATCATTGGCAAAGCGCACGTGGCCTACCTGCCCGGCGAAAATGTGGTGGGACTGTCGAAGCTCAACCGCGTGGTGCAGTACTACGCCCGGCGGCCCCAGGTGCAGGAGCGCCTCACCCGCCAGATTGCCGAAGAGCTGAAGCGCAGCCTGCATACCGAGGACGTGGCCGTACTCATCGAGGCCGACCACCTGTGCGTGATGAGCCGCGGCGTGAACGACACGAGCAGCAGCACCATCACGGCGGAATACGGCGGCCGGTTTGCTCAGAGCGAGCAGTATCGCGCTGAGTTTCTGCGGCTGATAGGCCGGTAA
- a CDS encoding transcriptional regulator — translation MKHVIHTLNKAFDHRVRLGVMAVLLANDVVSFNELKEALDLTDGNLASHVAALEKAGYVAVSKQFIGKKPNTTYAASAEGKKAFQEHLTALEKLLRSGS, via the coding sequence TTGAAACACGTCATTCACACGCTCAATAAAGCTTTCGACCACCGCGTGCGGCTGGGCGTGATGGCCGTGCTGCTGGCCAACGACGTGGTAAGCTTCAATGAGCTGAAGGAGGCGCTGGACCTCACGGATGGCAACCTGGCCAGCCACGTAGCGGCCCTGGAAAAAGCGGGGTACGTGGCCGTCAGCAAGCAGTTCATTGGCAAGAAGCCTAACACCACCTACGCTGCCTCCGCGGAAGGGAAAAAGGCATTCCAGGAGCACCTGACGGCACTGGAAAAATTGCTGCGGAGCGGGAGCTAA
- a CDS encoding transglycosylase domain-containing protein: MPAPDSSKSTTPAGPRRRWPNVLTRFIWGFFVVGLGVFLLYPILVSINFLFLFGKSPSLEELENPKVEQPSEVFTSDGVMIGRYFRENRAPVPLHEMSPWLVKALVATEDVRYYEHAGIDPKAIARAVSGVVTGNNGGGGSTITQQLAKNLYQIRRGENVGLLGHVPVVGTIISKTKEWLTAVELERRYTKEEILRLYLNTVDYGSQSYGVKVAAKTFFSTTPAQLRPEQAAMLIGAVNAPTAYNARFHPEAAKRRRNLVLARMGQAGYLSKDSVQLLQARPIALQYQVEKHVDGPETYFRGAISQFVNDWCKKNGYDLYRDGLKVYLTIDSRMQAHAEDAVQKRMKVLQRSFDNFWRNRDSNPWVDEDGKEIPNFIETQMKRTDVYKELAARYPGRPDLLDSALHRKRPIKVFTWKGDGDTTLVMSPLDSLAYYKHFLHAGMMTMDPFTGQVKAWVGGLDYKFFKYDHVKQGKRQAGSTFKPFVYLTAIDNGYTPCDRIRDQRVTINYVEDGKPMEWKPDNVTREYTGINMTLRHAMARSVNSVTAQLTELVGWDNVAKYAHKVGIKSKLLAVPSIGLGSAGDVSVYEMVNAYGTFVNQGFRTEPMFVTRIEDRNGNVIKQFDPQQKRVISPETAWLMLYMLRGGMDEPGGTSQALWEYELWKKDNQIGGKTGTTSNYSDGWYMGVTKDLVTGVWVGGEDRSIHFFRTQQGEGGRMALPIFGTYMEKLYQDKNLDITMGPFPKPTVKINKKYVCYTEEPRRRREAVAIDTIAADNLLEQINSGAIAVPDSL, translated from the coding sequence ATGCCCGCACCTGACTCGTCGAAATCCACCACTCCTGCCGGTCCGCGCCGGCGCTGGCCCAACGTTCTGACGCGCTTCATCTGGGGCTTTTTCGTGGTGGGCCTGGGCGTATTCCTGCTATATCCCATCCTGGTCAGCATCAACTTCCTATTTCTGTTTGGTAAGTCGCCGAGCCTGGAAGAGCTGGAAAATCCCAAGGTAGAGCAGCCCTCCGAAGTGTTTACTTCCGACGGGGTGATGATTGGCCGCTACTTCCGCGAAAACCGCGCCCCCGTGCCGTTGCATGAAATGTCGCCCTGGCTGGTGAAGGCGCTGGTAGCCACCGAAGACGTGCGCTACTACGAGCACGCCGGCATCGACCCCAAGGCCATTGCCCGGGCCGTATCGGGGGTAGTGACGGGCAACAACGGCGGCGGCGGTTCCACCATCACCCAGCAGCTGGCCAAGAACCTGTATCAGATTCGCCGCGGTGAAAACGTGGGCCTGCTGGGCCACGTGCCGGTGGTGGGCACTATCATCAGCAAAACCAAGGAGTGGCTCACGGCCGTGGAGCTGGAGCGCCGCTACACCAAGGAGGAAATCCTGCGCCTCTACCTCAATACTGTCGATTACGGCTCCCAGTCCTACGGGGTGAAGGTAGCCGCCAAAACCTTCTTCAGCACCACGCCGGCCCAGCTGCGGCCCGAGCAGGCCGCTATGCTCATCGGGGCCGTGAATGCGCCGACTGCCTACAACGCCCGCTTTCACCCCGAGGCCGCCAAGCGCCGCCGCAACCTGGTGCTGGCGCGTATGGGCCAGGCCGGCTACCTGTCCAAAGACAGCGTGCAGCTGCTTCAGGCCCGACCTATTGCCCTGCAGTATCAGGTAGAAAAGCACGTGGATGGCCCCGAAACATACTTTCGGGGGGCCATAAGCCAGTTCGTGAACGACTGGTGTAAAAAGAACGGCTACGACCTGTACCGCGACGGGCTGAAGGTGTACCTCACCATCGACTCGCGGATGCAGGCCCACGCCGAAGACGCCGTGCAGAAGCGCATGAAAGTGCTGCAGCGCTCCTTCGACAACTTCTGGCGCAATCGGGACTCCAACCCCTGGGTGGACGAGGACGGCAAGGAAATTCCGAACTTCATCGAAACCCAGATGAAGCGCACCGACGTGTACAAGGAGCTGGCCGCCCGCTACCCCGGCCGCCCTGACCTGCTCGACTCGGCCCTGCACCGCAAGCGCCCCATCAAAGTATTCACCTGGAAAGGCGACGGAGATACCACGCTGGTGATGTCACCGCTCGATTCGTTGGCGTATTACAAGCACTTCCTGCACGCCGGCATGATGACGATGGACCCCTTCACGGGCCAGGTGAAAGCCTGGGTGGGTGGCCTCGACTACAAGTTCTTCAAGTACGACCACGTAAAGCAGGGCAAGCGCCAGGCGGGCTCCACCTTCAAGCCCTTCGTGTACCTCACGGCCATCGACAATGGCTACACGCCCTGCGACCGGATCCGGGACCAGCGCGTGACCATCAACTACGTGGAAGACGGCAAGCCCATGGAGTGGAAGCCCGATAACGTGACCCGTGAGTATACCGGCATAAACATGACCTTGCGGCACGCCATGGCTCGCTCAGTGAACTCCGTGACAGCCCAGCTCACGGAGCTGGTGGGCTGGGACAACGTGGCCAAATACGCGCACAAAGTGGGCATCAAGAGCAAGCTGCTGGCGGTGCCCAGCATCGGTTTGGGCTCGGCCGGCGACGTGAGCGTGTACGAGATGGTGAATGCCTACGGCACCTTCGTCAACCAGGGTTTCCGCACCGAGCCTATGTTCGTCACGCGCATTGAAGACCGCAACGGTAACGTCATCAAGCAGTTTGACCCCCAGCAGAAGCGCGTGATTTCGCCCGAAACGGCCTGGCTGATGCTGTACATGCTGCGCGGCGGCATGGACGAGCCCGGTGGTACCTCGCAGGCGCTGTGGGAGTACGAGCTGTGGAAAAAGGACAACCAGATCGGGGGCAAAACCGGCACCACCTCCAACTACTCCGACGGCTGGTACATGGGCGTGACCAAGGACCTGGTGACGGGCGTGTGGGTGGGCGGCGAAGACCGCAGCATCCACTTCTTCCGTACTCAGCAGGGTGAGGGCGGCCGCATGGCCCTGCCCATCTTCGGCACCTACATGGAGAAGCTGTACCAGGACAAAAACCTGGACATTACCATGGGCCCCTTCCCAAAGCCCACGGTCAAAATCAACAAGAAGTACGTGTGCTACACCGAGGAGCCGCGCCGCCGCCGCGAAGCCGTAGCCATCGACACCATTGCGGCCGACAACCTGCTGGAGCAAATCAACAGCGGCGCCATTGCCGTGCCGGATAGCCTTTGA
- a CDS encoding DsbA family protein, translating into MPAPADLPELLYLFDPLCGWCYGMTPVVQQLQQHMAGRLHVTILSGGMITGAEVGPIGEMWPFISQAMQQIAQVTGATFGTAFRAAGEAGEAGEQVQDSEPPSRALAVFRQLDEREQAVNFAHAVQHTWFAEGQDLNEVTTYRPLVEKLGVSWLEFVSRWELPASKQAVQQEFDAVARIGVQGFPMCILRIGSQGYVLARGYQPYATLVDGVEQALAQASE; encoded by the coding sequence ATGCCAGCTCCTGCCGACCTTCCTGAACTATTGTACCTGTTTGATCCGCTGTGCGGCTGGTGCTACGGCATGACGCCCGTAGTGCAACAGCTGCAGCAACATATGGCGGGCCGCCTGCACGTGACCATCCTGAGCGGCGGCATGATTACCGGTGCCGAAGTCGGCCCGATAGGGGAGATGTGGCCGTTTATCAGCCAGGCTATGCAGCAGATTGCTCAGGTAACGGGGGCCACCTTCGGCACCGCCTTTCGGGCAGCCGGCGAGGCCGGCGAGGCCGGCGAGCAGGTGCAGGACTCGGAGCCGCCCAGCCGGGCGCTGGCAGTTTTCCGGCAGCTTGACGAGCGGGAGCAGGCCGTCAACTTCGCTCACGCGGTGCAGCACACCTGGTTTGCAGAAGGGCAGGACCTGAACGAGGTAACGACGTATCGGCCGCTCGTGGAAAAGCTGGGCGTGTCATGGCTTGAGTTTGTTTCCCGCTGGGAGCTGCCCGCCAGCAAGCAGGCCGTGCAGCAGGAATTTGATGCCGTGGCGCGCATCGGCGTGCAGGGCTTCCCAATGTGCATTCTGCGCATCGGCTCCCAGGGCTACGTGCTGGCCCGGGGCTATCAGCCCTATGCCACCCTGGTGGACGGCGTTGAACAGGCATTAGCCCAAGCCTCCGAATAG
- a CDS encoding UbiA family prenyltransferase, whose product MSKAYSYEGIRLKKYPLLSTVVVIVFQGAFTFLMTQVGVGAGSAVLFEKTNCLLALVSSIFLCGSYPLTQVYQHAEDARRGDLTLSLRLGIRGTFVFAGLSLMLGAGLLAAVYWWRHEVRHLLLFLLATGPVLLLFSRWVMAVWQTPAAADYEHTMRMNQVSSVCMSAAFLAILLWP is encoded by the coding sequence GTGTCGAAAGCCTACAGCTACGAGGGCATCCGGCTGAAAAAGTACCCGTTGCTGAGCACGGTAGTCGTTATTGTCTTTCAGGGCGCCTTCACCTTTCTGATGACGCAGGTGGGTGTGGGTGCCGGGTCAGCCGTGCTGTTTGAGAAAACGAACTGCCTGCTGGCGCTGGTCAGCAGCATTTTTCTGTGCGGCTCCTACCCACTCACCCAGGTATATCAGCACGCCGAAGACGCCCGCCGCGGCGACCTGACGCTGAGCTTACGACTGGGCATCCGGGGCACGTTTGTGTTTGCCGGGCTAAGCCTGATGCTGGGGGCCGGGCTGCTGGCGGCCGTATACTGGTGGCGCCATGAGGTCCGGCATCTGCTGCTGTTTCTGCTGGCTACCGGCCCGGTGCTACTGCTTTTTAGCCGGTGGGTAATGGCCGTGTGGCAAACGCCCGCCGCCGCCGATTACGAGCACACTATGCGCATGAACCAGGTTTCCTCGGTGTGCATGAGCGCCGCGTTTCTGGCCATCCTGCTGTGGCCCTGA
- the rho gene encoding transcription termination factor Rho, whose amino-acid sequence MYTIDELKDRLLSELKEVAEQLQVGNFKKLSKQDLIYKILDQQAITPAEQLPQKKAPGRKAPAAAPVAAAAPAAVEAAPAPAPEQPAPTPAASEAAPAEAVAADGPERPVKVYQRPERRTRADKPAAGRSNGRAAALEAVAEQPAATAPETAAAPAPEVPAPTPEVAAEVVARPAAVSVEAPAAPAPVTPPAPIIFIPARDGREVREYRPDRTRESRPAPVRTEVASPETPRPAEAPRPADAARPEALREGRETREFARDAPRERGERVEQRDPARPPRDRDQRREERFARDQQRREERREERQQRTAAPDAAAPQRTRQELDIIIPGEGTLELMPDGGYGFLRSPFYNYLTSPDDIYVAPQQIKQFNLKAGDTVKCTIRPPREGEKYYALVNVETINGRSIEEARDRVPFSSLTPLFAEERLKLSTKPTQMSTRILDLFAPIGKGQRGLIVAQPKTGKTVLLQEIANAISENHPEVYLMILLIDERPEEVTDMARSVKAEVLSSTFDETADRHVKIASIALDKAKRLVECGHDVVILLDSITRLARAYNTVQPASGKILSGGVDANALHKPKRFFGAARNVEDGGSLTIIATALIDTGSKMDEVIFEEFKGTGNMELQLDRKLANKRIFPAIDVPASGTRREDLLMSKDELNRIWVLRKFMSDMTASEAMEFLKDRMKGTRDNEEFLISMNG is encoded by the coding sequence ATGTACACTATTGACGAGTTAAAGGACCGCCTACTTTCAGAATTGAAAGAAGTAGCTGAGCAGCTGCAGGTAGGCAACTTTAAAAAACTCAGTAAGCAGGATCTGATTTATAAGATTCTCGATCAGCAGGCCATTACGCCCGCCGAGCAACTGCCCCAGAAAAAAGCCCCCGGCCGCAAAGCCCCGGCTGCCGCCCCGGTAGCCGCAGCCGCCCCGGCCGCCGTGGAGGCTGCGCCGGCACCAGCTCCCGAGCAGCCTGCGCCCACCCCGGCTGCCTCCGAAGCCGCTCCGGCGGAAGCCGTAGCGGCAGATGGCCCCGAGCGCCCTGTGAAAGTATACCAGCGCCCTGAGCGCCGCACCCGCGCCGATAAGCCTGCCGCCGGCCGCAGCAATGGCCGCGCCGCAGCTTTGGAGGCCGTAGCTGAGCAGCCGGCAGCAACTGCGCCTGAAACCGCCGCTGCTCCTGCCCCGGAGGTTCCCGCGCCTACGCCGGAAGTTGCCGCCGAGGTGGTAGCCCGGCCCGCCGCTGTTTCGGTGGAAGCCCCCGCCGCGCCGGCCCCGGTAACGCCGCCAGCTCCCATTATCTTCATTCCGGCTCGCGACGGGCGCGAGGTGCGCGAATACCGCCCCGACCGCACGCGCGAGTCGCGCCCTGCCCCCGTGCGTACTGAGGTTGCCAGCCCGGAAACGCCCCGGCCCGCCGAAGCCCCGCGCCCTGCCGACGCAGCGCGCCCCGAGGCTTTGCGGGAGGGGCGTGAAACCCGCGAATTTGCCCGTGATGCTCCGCGCGAACGGGGTGAGCGAGTTGAGCAGCGCGACCCCGCCCGCCCACCCCGCGACCGGGACCAGCGCCGGGAAGAGCGGTTTGCCCGCGACCAGCAGCGCCGGGAGGAACGGCGCGAAGAGCGTCAGCAGCGCACCGCTGCCCCCGATGCCGCTGCTCCGCAGCGCACCCGCCAGGAGCTGGATATTATTATTCCGGGTGAGGGCACGCTGGAGCTGATGCCCGATGGGGGGTATGGCTTCCTGCGCAGCCCGTTCTACAACTACCTCACCTCGCCCGACGATATTTACGTAGCGCCCCAGCAGATCAAGCAGTTCAACTTGAAAGCGGGCGACACGGTAAAATGCACAATTCGGCCACCTCGGGAAGGCGAAAAGTACTACGCGCTGGTAAATGTGGAAACCATCAACGGCCGCTCCATTGAGGAAGCCCGCGACCGGGTACCGTTCAGCAGCCTCACGCCGCTGTTTGCCGAGGAGCGCCTCAAGCTCTCCACCAAGCCCACCCAGATGAGCACCCGCATTCTGGACTTGTTTGCCCCCATCGGGAAAGGCCAGCGCGGGTTGATTGTGGCCCAGCCCAAAACGGGTAAGACGGTGCTGCTGCAGGAAATTGCCAACGCCATCAGCGAAAACCACCCCGAGGTGTACCTGATGATCCTGCTGATTGATGAGCGCCCGGAAGAAGTAACGGACATGGCCCGCTCGGTGAAAGCCGAAGTGCTCAGCTCCACCTTCGACGAAACCGCTGACCGCCACGTGAAGATTGCCAGCATCGCGCTGGACAAAGCCAAGCGCCTGGTGGAGTGTGGCCACGACGTGGTGATTCTGCTGGACTCTATTACCCGCCTGGCCCGCGCCTATAACACGGTGCAGCCGGCTTCGGGTAAGATTCTGTCGGGTGGTGTGGATGCCAACGCCCTGCACAAGCCTAAGCGCTTCTTCGGTGCGGCCCGCAACGTGGAAGATGGCGGCTCGCTCACCATCATTGCCACGGCCCTGATTGATACCGGCTCCAAGATGGACGAAGTTATCTTCGAGGAATTCAAAGGCACCGGCAACATGGAGCTGCAGCTGGACCGTAAGCTGGCCAACAAGCGCATCTTCCCGGCCATCGACGTGCCCGCCTCCGGTACCCGCCGCGAAGACCTGCTCATGAGCAAGGACGAGTTGAACCGCATCTGGGTGCTACGCAAGTTTATGTCGGACATGACGGCCTCCGAGGCTATGGAGTTCCTGAAAGACCGCATGAAAGGCACCCGCGACAACGAAGAGTTCCTGATTTCGATGAACGGCTAG
- a CDS encoding TIGR01777 family oxidoreductase, which translates to MAPHAQEAARKVLIAGGTGLIGTRLSEMLIDAGYDVAHVSRQSGPTHYRRFRWDLRARTIDEAAVPYADYIINLAGSSVSEGKWTEERKREILDSRLGGTNLLVRELRERPHHVRAFLSVSAIGIYGDAGNRLVTEETPPAPANDFLADVSRRWEAAALAAQEQGVRTIIPRVGIVLSTEGGALVPLARTVKMMAGAPLGSGRQYMSWIHLDDLCRLLMQMLEQPQWQGIYNAVAPNPVTNQTFTETLAGVLHRPLVLPKVPEFGLKLMMGEMSDIVLASQRVSAEKVLQEGFKFEYPELKTALESFYGEEL; encoded by the coding sequence ATGGCACCCCACGCGCAGGAAGCGGCCCGTAAAGTTCTGATTGCCGGCGGCACCGGTCTGATAGGCACCCGCCTCAGCGAAATGCTCATTGATGCCGGCTACGACGTGGCCCACGTCAGCCGCCAGTCCGGGCCCACGCACTATCGGCGTTTCCGCTGGGATTTGCGCGCCCGCACCATCGACGAGGCCGCCGTGCCCTACGCCGACTATATCATAAACCTGGCCGGCTCCAGCGTTTCGGAAGGCAAATGGACGGAGGAGCGCAAGCGCGAAATCCTGGACAGCCGCCTGGGCGGCACCAACCTGCTGGTGCGGGAGCTGCGGGAGCGGCCGCACCACGTGCGCGCCTTTCTGTCGGTGTCGGCCATTGGCATCTACGGCGACGCCGGCAACCGACTGGTAACGGAAGAAACGCCCCCGGCCCCGGCCAACGACTTTCTGGCCGATGTATCGAGGCGCTGGGAAGCGGCGGCGCTGGCGGCTCAGGAGCAGGGCGTGCGCACCATTATTCCGCGGGTGGGAATTGTACTGAGCACGGAGGGCGGGGCGCTGGTGCCCCTGGCCCGCACCGTAAAAATGATGGCCGGCGCCCCCCTGGGCTCAGGCCGCCAGTATATGTCCTGGATCCACCTGGATGACTTATGCCGCCTGCTGATGCAGATGCTGGAGCAGCCGCAGTGGCAGGGCATCTACAACGCCGTGGCGCCCAACCCCGTCACCAACCAGACCTTCACCGAAACGCTGGCTGGGGTGCTACACCGCCCGCTGGTGCTGCCCAAAGTGCCGGAGTTTGGCCTGAAGCTGATGATGGGCGAGATGAGCGACATCGTGCTGGCCTCCCAGCGGGTAAGCGCCGAAAAAGTGCTGCAGGAAGGCTTCAAGTTTGAATACCCGGAGCTGAAGACGGCGCTGGAGTCTTTCTACGGGGAAGAGCTGTAA
- a CDS encoding DUF4173 domain-containing protein, with amino-acid sequence MYPTPAYAIPNKAAAGPSRPALVLTALQKLALPVGAVLFDLLFWHERAGLNMLLYTVAVVVATVAGLPRYAPQWRSGYTWLLLAGTLLSAGLVAWHGSGAAVLACMASLACWLGYLNQPHLRLLSNALLTALANAGQVVVALPTLLRLPANVGEKVRRSWFYGRLLLVPLMVLFLFHVLFVVANPQYETLADHVLEVLAHWVESLFWHFSFAHVLFFVLGLALTAAALLIVPVHYFADRESRFAEFVQRQRNRVASFAVRQPDFRRREQRSLDLRKEYLVAVGLLGLVNVLLLVVNSVDINWIWFGFEREPGFDLTQFVHEGTYVLIFSILVAMGILLWFFRRNLNFYQPGLPVLRGLATVWVLQNVVLAVSVGLRNYYYILYTGLAYKRLGVCFFLLLVLFGLGTMLLKIWQRRSTFALVRLNSLAAYVVLLLLAAGNWEVWIARYNLRPQLISVDYGFLLNMPDRVLPTLQAHAAELEQHRLKHQLYDGSYSRLSAVEARATLQQRIGQFKRQQKQRHWPSYTWADWVAYQLLK; translated from the coding sequence ATGTACCCTACGCCTGCTTACGCTATTCCCAACAAGGCCGCGGCCGGCCCGTCGCGCCCGGCCCTGGTACTCACCGCTCTGCAAAAGCTGGCCTTGCCGGTAGGAGCAGTGCTGTTTGACCTGCTGTTCTGGCACGAGCGCGCCGGGCTGAACATGCTGCTGTACACGGTGGCAGTGGTGGTTGCCACGGTGGCTGGCCTTCCCCGGTACGCTCCGCAGTGGCGCTCCGGCTACACTTGGCTGCTGTTGGCGGGCACGTTGCTGAGTGCGGGGCTGGTGGCCTGGCATGGTTCAGGCGCGGCTGTGCTGGCCTGCATGGCCTCGTTGGCTTGCTGGCTGGGCTATCTGAATCAGCCCCACCTGCGGCTGCTGAGCAATGCGCTGCTTACGGCCCTGGCCAACGCTGGGCAAGTGGTAGTAGCTCTGCCTACGCTGTTGCGCCTGCCGGCCAACGTAGGGGAAAAGGTGCGGCGAAGCTGGTTTTACGGCCGGTTGCTGCTGGTGCCCCTCATGGTGCTATTCCTGTTTCACGTGCTGTTCGTGGTAGCCAATCCGCAGTACGAGACACTAGCAGACCACGTGCTGGAGGTGCTGGCTCATTGGGTGGAATCCTTGTTCTGGCACTTCTCCTTTGCACACGTGCTGTTTTTCGTGCTGGGCCTGGCCCTTACGGCTGCAGCGCTGCTCATCGTGCCGGTGCACTACTTCGCCGACCGGGAGTCGCGCTTTGCGGAGTTTGTGCAGCGGCAGCGCAATAGGGTAGCCTCGTTTGCCGTGCGCCAGCCCGACTTCCGGCGGCGGGAGCAGCGCAGCCTCGACCTGCGCAAGGAATACCTGGTGGCCGTGGGTTTGCTGGGGCTGGTGAACGTGCTGCTGCTGGTGGTAAACTCCGTGGATATTAACTGGATCTGGTTTGGCTTCGAGCGGGAGCCGGGTTTCGACCTTACCCAGTTCGTGCACGAAGGCACCTACGTGCTCATCTTCAGCATTCTGGTGGCTATGGGCATTCTGCTGTGGTTTTTCCGCCGCAACCTCAACTTCTACCAGCCAGGCCTGCCGGTGCTGCGCGGGCTGGCCACGGTGTGGGTGCTGCAGAACGTGGTGCTGGCCGTGTCGGTAGGGCTGCGCAACTACTACTATATCCTGTACACGGGGCTGGCCTACAAGCGTCTGGGCGTGTGCTTCTTTCTGCTGCTGGTGCTGTTTGGGTTGGGCACTATGCTCCTGAAAATCTGGCAGCGCCGCTCAACTTTCGCGCTGGTGCGCCTCAACAGCCTGGCGGCCTACGTGGTGCTGCTTTTGCTGGCGGCCGGCAACTGGGAAGTGTGGATAGCCCGCTACAACCTGCGCCCCCAGCTCATCAGCGTGGACTATGGCTTCCTGCTGAATATGCCCGACCGGGTACTGCCCACGCTGCAGGCCCACGCAGCAGAACTGGAACAGCACAGACTCAAGCACCAGCTCTACGACGGCAGCTACAGTCGCCTCAGCGCTGTGGAGGCCCGCGCCACTCTGCAACAGCGCATCGGTCAGTTCAAGCGCCAGCAAAAGCAGCGCCACTGGCCCAGCTACACCTGGGCCGACTGGGTAGCTTATCAGTTATTAAAATAG